The Oryza brachyantha chromosome 7, ObraRS2, whole genome shotgun sequence genomic interval CTAtgtcaaaaggaaaaaaaaaacgtaggTAGTACTGGTTTATTATCTGCAGAAGGTGGATTGATAAACAAATCCTAGTGGAAGGGGGACGTATTGACTGAGAACAGTGATTCTTGGCGGTTTCAAATCAAGTGGTGAACGCATAGGTTGTTGGTTGGTAGATGGTCGCTAGAATTGGGCGAATCGGAGATCCATCCAGCCATGAAAACAAATTGAAATGCACATGTATAGCAGCAGAAAGGGGGCGCTCTGAACGAGCGAGATTGTTCTTGCTGCAAAGAACACAAGGCGATTAAAGTTGATGGAATCTCGCAGATTAAATGGCGCCAAACTTGTTAAACCTAACTTGTTTGGTCCATCGTCTCCATGGAAATGGCGgtatagatagatagagaggaaaaaaatgcaaaaaaaaaaaaggaaactgcCAGGTCGCTAAAATAAACCGCTGCGCCTCCGCGTTCCCCGGCCGCACGCGTCGCGCTCTGCCGCTATAAACGACGAGGgcctcgcgctcgccgcgcacTCGACGCGCATCCTTCCTCCGACGAGAAAAAGAGCTGGCCAAGAAATGGACGGCGACCAGCAGGGCCAGAGcgtcgcggcggtggcggtgaagcCGTCGCTGGCCaaggcgccgtcgccgtcgttccgCCTCCGCAACGGCAGCCTCAACGCGGTGCGCCTCCGCCGGGTGTTCGACCTGTTCGACCgcaacggcgacggccacATCACGGTGGACGAGCTGGCGCAGGCGCTGGACGCGCTCGGCCTCGAGGCCGACCGCGCCGGCCTGGCCGCCACCGTCGGCGCCTACGTCCCcgagggcgcggcggggcTCCAGTTCGAGAACTTCGAGGCCCTCCACCGCGCCCTCGGCGACGCGCTGTTCGGCTCGCTGGACCTccccgacgacggcgtcggcggcggcggcgacgaggaggagatgaAGGAGGCGTTCAAGGTGTTCGAcgtggacggcgacggcttcatctccgccgccgagctgcAGGAGGTGCTCAAGAAACTCGGCATGCCCGAGGCCGGCAGCCTGGCCACCGTGCGGGAGATGATCTGCAACGTCGACcgcgacagcgacggccgCGTCGACTTCGGCGAGTTCAAGTGCATGATGCAGGGGATCACCGTCTTTGGCGCCTGAT includes:
- the LOC102709582 gene encoding probable calcium-binding protein CML24, encoding MDGDQQGQSVAAVAVKPSLAKAPSPSFRLRNGSLNAVRLRRVFDLFDRNGDGHITVDELAQALDALGLEADRAGLAATVGAYVPEGAAGLQFENFEALHRALGDALFGSLDLPDDGVGGGGDEEEMKEAFKVFDVDGDGFISAAELQEVLKKLGMPEAGSLATVREMICNVDRDSDGRVDFGEFKCMMQGITVFGA